CAACATCGCCCACTGGAGTGGCGGCTACTTCGACATCAACAGCAAGGGCCACCTCCTGTGCCGGCCCGACGGCCGCGCCGAGCATCCCGGCATCGACATGTTCGAGCTGTCCCGCGAGATCAAGGCCGCCGGCCTGTCGCTGCCGGTGCTGGTGCGCTTCTCCGACATCCTGCGCCACCGCGTCGAAACGCTGTGCCGCGCCTTCGACCGCGCCATGCAGGCCGACGCTTACCGCGGTCAATACACCTCGGTTTACCCGATCAAGGTCAACCAGCAGAAAAGCGTGGTCGAGAAAATCCTCGCGCGCGACGACGGGCGCGTCGGGCTCGAGGCCGGCTCCAAGCCGGAACTGCTGGCGGTGCTGGCGCAGTCGCGCCAGGACGGCGGCGTGGTGGTGTGCAACGGTTACAAGGACCGCGAGTACATCCGGCTGGCGCTGATCGGACTGGCGCTGGGCCACCGCGTTTACATCGTCGTGGAAAAACCGACGGAGCTCGAGCTGGTCATCCAGGAATCCAGAAATCTGGGTATCACCCCGCTGATCGGCTTGCGCATGCGTCTGGCCTCGATCGGCGCTGGCAAATGGCAGAACTCCGGCGGCGAGAAATCCAAGTTCGGCCTGTCGGCCTCGCAGGTGCTGGACGCCATCGCGCGCCTGCGCGCGGTCAGCCTGCTGCCGTCGCTGCAGATGATGCACTTTCACATGGGCTCGCAGATTGCCAACATCCAGCACATCCAGCTGGGCATGCGCGAGGCGGCGCGCTACTACGCCGAATTCCGCGCCGCCGGCGCGGATATCAAGGTACTGAACGTCGGCGGCGGACTGGGCGTGGACTACGAGGGCACGCGCTCGCGCAGCTTCTGCTCCATGAATTACTCGATCGACGAGTACGCGCACAACATCGTGCATGCCATCAGCGAAATCTGCGCCGAGAAGAAGCTGCCGCATCCCGACATCGTCACCGAATCCGGACGCGCCGTGACCGCGCACCACGCGGTGCTCATCACCAACGTGGTGGACACCGAATCGGCCCCGGGCGCGGACTCGGTGCCGAAGGCAACGGAGAACGAACCGGCCATCATCCGCGACCTGTGGCAGACGCTCGCCACGCTGTCGGAGCGCTCCGTGGTCGAGGCCTATCACGACGCCGCCTACCGGCTGTCCGAGGCGCAGGGCATGTTCAGCCACGGCGTGCTGACGCTGGCGCAACGCGCGCGCGCCGAGCAGATTTATTTCGCCATCTGCTGGAAGGTGCGCGAACTGTTGCAGCCGGCGAGCCGCACGCACCGCGAGATTCTCGACGAGCTGAACGAAAAGCTGGCGGACAAGTATTTCTGCAATTTCTCGCTGTTCCAGTCCATGCCCGATCACTGGGCCATCGACCAGATCTTCCCGGTGGTGCCGCTCAATCGCCTGAACGAGCCGCCCACGCGCCGTGGCGTGATGCAGGACATCACATGCGATTCCGACGGCAGCATCGACCTGTACGTGGACGGCGAGGGCATCGATTCCACGCTGCCGCTGCACCCGTTGCGCGAGAACGAGCCTTATTTGCTGGGGATTTTCCTGGTCGGCGCCTACCAGGAGATTCTCGGCGACATGCACAACCTGTTCGGCGACACCGATTCCATCCACGTGGAACTGCTGCCCGACGGCAGCCACCGGCTGCTCGCCGCCGCGCGCGGCGACACCGTGGACTCGGTGCTGCGCTACGTGCATTTCAACGCCGACGACCTGCTCGCCTCCTACCGCGCCAAGATCGAGCGCGCCAAATCGCTCAGTGCGGAGAGTCGCGAAACCTATCTTGCCGAACTCTCGGAGGGGTTGAAGGGTTATACCTATCTGGAAGACTGAAGCGCGGGGCTAGCCGGTTTCGCCCTTTTTGACCTTGAGCCGGATCGCCTTGATGCCCATTTTCTGCAGCTGCGCGGCGGTGGCGTCGAGCTGATCGATATTCTCGTAAGGCCCGAGGCGCACGCGGTGATACTCGCCCTTGCCCTCGATGGTGATTTTCTGGATGTGCGCCACCAGGCCCCCGAGCGCGAGCCGGGCCTTCATGTTGTCGGCCTCTTCGAAGCCCGCGAACGAGCCAGCCTGCAGGATATAGCTGACGCCCTCTTCCGGTTTGGCCTGGACCGGCTTGGCGCGCGCGCGCCGTTCCGGCAGCACGGTCTCGGTCTCCGGCAGGATGGTGTAGAAATCGAATTTCGGCTTGGGGGGCTTTGCCGGTTCCGGTTCTTTTTTAACCGGTTTTTCCGCAGGTTTGTTGATGCTGGAAAAAAGATTCCCCAGGCCGCTGCGGCCGTCGCCACGGTGGGAGTACATCTGCCACAGCATCACGCCCGCCACACCGATGCCGATACCCACCAGCAGGAACAGCCAACCGGGTTTGCGGAAACGGCGTACCGAGAAACTTCTGCGCCTGCGAGCCATAGTTCAGTACAAAGTTCAGAGTACAGGGTTCAAGGTTCAAGAGTACAGGGTTCGGAGTACAGCACTGAACTTTAATCTCTGTGCTTTGAACCCTGTACGTTAAGGCAACTTTACATTGACTCGGGGGCCGACACACCCAGGAGTTTCAGCCCGTTGGCGAGCACCTGACGCGTGGCCACGATCAGGTTGAGGCGCGCGTCGCGCAGCGCGGCGTCTTCGACCAGGAAGGTGTGCGCCCCATAATAGGTGTGGAAGTCATAGGCCAGCTCGCGCAGGTAGTAGGCGAGCTGGTGCGGTTCGCGGTCGCGCGCGGCCGATTCCAGCAACTCCGGGTAGCGTGCCAGCCGCTGGATCAGCGACAGCTCGTGCAGCTCCGTGAGGCGCGCCAGGTTCCGGTTTCCGTTTTCCGGGTCATGACTGAAGCCCTTTTCCTTCATCTGGCGGAACACGCTGTAGATGCGCGCGTGCGCGTATTGCACGTAGAACACCGGGTTGTCGTTGGATTGCGACTTGGCCAGGTCGAGATCGAAGTCCATGTGCTGCTCGCACTTGCGCAACACGTAGAAAAACCGCGCGGCATCGTTGCCGACCTCGTGCCGCAGTTCGCGCAGCGTGACGAACTCGCCGCTGCGGGTGGACATCTGCATGCGCTCGCCGCCTTTATAAAGAATGGCAAATTGCACCAGCAGCACGTGCAGCCGTTCCGGGTCGTCGCCGATGGCCGCGAGCGCGGCCTTCACGCGCGGCACGTAGCCGTGATGGTCCGCGCCCCAGATGTCGATCACCTGGTCATAGCCGCGCTCGAGCTTGTCC
The DNA window shown above is from Sulfuricaulis limicola and carries:
- the speA gene encoding biosynthetic arginine decarboxylase, with the translated sequence MIDWSIQKARDTYNIAHWSGGYFDINSKGHLLCRPDGRAEHPGIDMFELSREIKAAGLSLPVLVRFSDILRHRVETLCRAFDRAMQADAYRGQYTSVYPIKVNQQKSVVEKILARDDGRVGLEAGSKPELLAVLAQSRQDGGVVVCNGYKDREYIRLALIGLALGHRVYIVVEKPTELELVIQESRNLGITPLIGLRMRLASIGAGKWQNSGGEKSKFGLSASQVLDAIARLRAVSLLPSLQMMHFHMGSQIANIQHIQLGMREAARYYAEFRAAGADIKVLNVGGGLGVDYEGTRSRSFCSMNYSIDEYAHNIVHAISEICAEKKLPHPDIVTESGRAVTAHHAVLITNVVDTESAPGADSVPKATENEPAIIRDLWQTLATLSERSVVEAYHDAAYRLSEAQGMFSHGVLTLAQRARAEQIYFAICWKVRELLQPASRTHREILDELNEKLADKYFCNFSLFQSMPDHWAIDQIFPVVPLNRLNEPPTRRGVMQDITCDSDGSIDLYVDGEGIDSTLPLHPLRENEPYLLGIFLVGAYQEILGDMHNLFGDTDSIHVELLPDGSHRLLAAARGDTVDSVLRYVHFNADDLLASYRAKIERAKSLSAESRETYLAELSEGLKGYTYLED
- a CDS encoding SPOR domain-containing protein; translated protein: MARRRRSFSVRRFRKPGWLFLLVGIGIGVAGVMLWQMYSHRGDGRSGLGNLFSSINKPAEKPVKKEPEPAKPPKPKFDFYTILPETETVLPERRARAKPVQAKPEEGVSYILQAGSFAGFEEADNMKARLALGGLVAHIQKITIEGKGEYHRVRLGPYENIDQLDATAAQLQKMGIKAIRLKVKKGETG